CCCGAGACTGCGAGGCTCGCGCCGCTGTCGGGATCGTCGACGCGGAGGCCGTACGAGACGAGCGGCGGGTGGACGACCGGCACCAGCGTCACCTCGAAGCCCGCCGCCTCGAAGCGCCGGAACGGCGTCCGTCCGTGGACGGAGATCCGGTCGAGGTAGTGATAGCGGTCCCGGATCGTCCCGGCGACGCTCGTGTCGGTCTGGGGGTCCGTCTCGTCGGCGGCGTACACTGGCAGCGAGTCGACCAGCCGGTAGACGTTGCCCAGCCCGTCGAGGTGATCGAAGTGGACGTGCGTGACCACCGCCGCGTCCGGCAGCGGGACCGACTCGCGGAGGAACTGCTGGCGGAAGTCGGGACTGAAGTCGATCAGGAGCGATTCGCCGCTCGCGCGTTCGACGTGGACCGAAAAGCGAGTCCGTTCGACGCCGCGGTCGCGGGCGCGCTCGCAGGTGGCACAGTCACACCCGACCGTCGGCGTCCCCGTCGTGTCCCCCGTTCCCAGCAGCGTGACCTGCATCGTCTCCGGATGGGTCCCTCGCGGACAAAGGCGTGGCGGTCAGTGGTCGTGATCGTGGTGGTCGTGGCCGCCGTCAGACGCCGCTTCGGAGTCCTCGTCGGTCCCCGAGATGTCGCCGCCAGCGACCAGCGCGTCGTGGTCGCCCTCGATCATGTCCATGTTCTTGAGGTTGTCCCGTTCCTCGAAGTCGGTGACGGCGTCCCGGAGGTCCTGCTGGGTGAGCGTCGTCCGCTCTTCGGTCAGTGCTTCCAGTACCGCCTCGCGGAGGACGAGCCGGAGGTCACTGCCGGTCAGGCCCTCGGTGATCTCGGCCAGCTCGTCGGGCTCGAAGTCGACGATCTCCATCTCCTGGGTGACCACCCGGAGGATGTCCGAACGCATCCCTCGGTCGGGCTTGGGGAAGTTGACGATCTCGTCGAAGCGCCGCCAGGCCGCGGCGTCGAGCTGGTCGGGGTGGTTGGTCGCGCCGATCAGGAGCACGTCGTCCTGGATGAGGCTGACCTCGTCGATGGACTTCAGGAGCGTGTTGACCGCGCGCTTGATCGCCGCGTGCTCGTCCGAGGAGCGGGTCTTGGCGACGAAGTCGAACTCGTCCATAAAGAGGATACACGGCGAGAGTCGCTTTGCCACCTCGAAGGTCTTCTCGACGTTCTTTGCCGTCTCGCCGAGATACTGGGAGGTGATCATCGACAGCTTCACCTCGACGAAGGGGAGGTCCAGATCCTGTGCGAGCGCGCGGGCGACGCTGGTCTTGCCCGTGCCCGGCGGCCCGACAAAGAGGAGCTTCCCGATCTCGCGCAGCCCGATCTGGGCCAGGTAGTCGCGGTGCTCGATTGCCTTGACGATCTTGTGGATCTCGGCCTCCTGATCGGGCGTGAGGACGAGCTGGTCCATCGTCATGTCGACTTCCTCGGGTGCCCGGACCTCGACGAGGTCGAGCATCCCCTCCTCTTCTTCCTCCTCGTCGAAGGCCTCGTCCAGCAAGGCGTCGATCAGCGCCCGGTCGGCGCGGGCGGGCCGGTTCTGCTGGCGCGCGCTCTCGTAGTCGACCCCGTCGACGCGGTCCTCGAAGGCCGCGGCCATGACCGGGTTGCGCTGGAGGCGCTCGGCGTCGGTGCGCTTCTCGTACCACTCCTCGGCCATCTCCCGGTCGGTAAAGGAGATCGCGCCGGAGAACTCGTCGCGGTCGGTAAACATCAGTTCCGAGACGGCTTCCCAGGGTCGTTCGATGCCGGTGGCGGTCGTGGCCGCGCTACTCGTCGGCGTCAGCGGCCGCTCGATCTCCCCGTCGGTCCAGAACGCGGCCCGGTACCCCGGCGGGAGATCGTCGGGTTCCAGATCACGCTGTTCGGTGTAGATCTTCGTCGTCAGCAAGAACTCGACGATATCTAGCTCCGGATCACTCATTCCCAGCCACGTACGCCGGGCACGGGGATAAGTGAATCGAACCGGGGCGTCCGTGGGAGGAGGTCGCGGGGTAAACGGACGACACCGGCCTCCGAGTTTGTGAGATTTTAACACGGCTGCGCTCTACGGTGGGTGTATGACACGGACACCAGTCGTCGTCGACGCGGTACGGACGCCCCAGGGCAAAGAAGACGGCGTGTACGCCGACACGCGAAGCGAGGACCTCTCGGTCCCGCTGATCAACCAGATGCTCGCGAGCACGGGCGTCGAGTCCGCGCAGGTCGACGACCTCGTGTGGGGCTGTGCCCAGCAGCGCGACGAACAGGGCAACAACCTCGCACGCGTGATCGCGCTGCTCTCGGACCTCGGCGAGTCGGTGCCGGGGACGACGGTCAACCGCTGGTGTGCCTCCTCGGCACAGGCGATCACGACCGCCGCAGACGCCATCGCCGCCGGACAGCGCGAGTGTGTGATCGCCGGGGGCGTCGAGTCGATGTCCCGGGTGAAGATGGGCGAGAACACGCACAACGTCCACCCGAAGCTCGCCGAGCTGTACAACATCGGCGAGCTACAGATGGGGATGACCGCCGAGAAGGTCGCCGACGAGTACGACGTCGCCCGCCAGGAACAGGACGAGTACGCCCTGCGGAGCCAGCAACGCGCCGCCGAGGCAACCGAGTCCGGTCGGTTCGACGACGAGATCGTCCCGATCGAGACCGACGACGGCCCCGTCGACGCCGACGAGGGCATTCGCCCCGACACCACGCTGGAGAAGCTGGGCGAACTCCCGACCGTCTTCAAGTCCGACGGCTCCATCACGCCCGGCAACGCCTCGCAGGTCTCGGACGGCGCTGCCGGCCTCATGATCACTTCGGAGGCCTTCGCCGAGGAACACGGGCTCGACGTGCTGGCGGAAGTCGGCGACCACTCGGTGGCCGGCGTCGACCCGACGGTCATGGGCATCGGTCCGGTCCCGGCCGTCGAGTCGCTGTGTGAGCGGACCGGTCGCGACCCCGAGGAGTACGACCTCGTGGAACTCAACGAGGCCTTCGCCAGCCAGACGCTGTACTGCCAGCGCGAACTGGGCTTCGACGACGATATCTTCAACGTCAACGGCGGGGCCATCGCGATCGGCCACCCGCTGGGAGCCAGCGGCGCGCGCCTGCCCGTGACGCTGATCCACGAGATGAACAAACGCGACGCCGAACTCGGACTGGCGACCGAGTGTGTCGGCTTCGGGCAGGGCCAGGCCATCGAATTCCGCCTCCCCCAGTAACACCAGCGTCCGGCGAGCGAAGCGAGCCGGTTCGCCGAACCGAGCGCAGCGAGGGTCGGTTTTTTCGCCCAGGTTTTTCGAGGAGTGGTGCGCGAGCGTGTCGCCGGTCGGCGACAGACCACAGAGCGCCAGTTTCGGGGCGTTCTCGCAGGTTTATCCGTTCGGCGACGCTGGGAGCGGTATGGAAATCGGAGCGATGTTCGAACAGATCCCGTTCGCCGCGGAGCTGGGTATCGAATTCGACGAGGTGGCGGACGGCCACGCCGAGGGCCGCCTGCCGCTGCGCGAAGAGCACTCCTCGAACCCCGGCGGACAGATCGCCCACGGCGGCGTCACGTTCTCGCTGGCCGACACCGTCGGCGGCGCGGCCGTCGTCTCGAAGTCCGAGTCCGTCTCGCCGACGATCGACATGCGGATCGACTATCTCGCGCCAGCGACCGCAGACTTGCGGGCTGTCGCCGACGTGGTCCGGTCGGGAGCGAGCGTGGCGACCGTCGACATTGAGGTGTACGACGCCGACGACCACCACGTGGCCAGCGCTCGCGGCGTCTACAAGACCGGCGGACAGGGCGAGGCGACCCCCTGGACCGACGGCACCGACGTTGAGCCCGCCAACGGCGACGGAGGACAGCGATCCGAGGAGTGACGCATGTCGCCCTCCGGGACGGGAGAGAAAAGTTTGCGAGGGAGACAGCCAGCGGCGTCAGTTCCAGATGTCCTGTCCGAACGCGTATGACACGGTTCGGTCGCCGACGAGCGCGGCGGTCTCGTCGGTGAACGCCTCGGCGCTACTGTTCGTGCGCTTGATCGTGGTCAGCGGCGACCCCGTGCCGCCGGCCCGTTCGAAGACGAACGCACCGCCAGCGGCCTGTCCGGTCGTGTTCGACGGGAAGTCGGCCCCACCACGGAACGAGCGCTGCTTGCTGGCGACGATCCGTTCGGCCGCTGCCCCGTCGCCCGATTCGACGTAGGCGAACTGCGTCGTGACGTTGGCGTCCCGCGTGAGACCGCCGGCATCGAACGTCGTCGTCTCGAAGCGCACGACCAGGAGGCTGCCGGAGACGTCTCCGACCTCGTCGCGGTGTCGAACAGTGGCACCCCGATCGCGGAGCGCCGCGGAGAGTCGCTCGGTGAGTGGGGCTTCCAGCGCGTCGTTGTCGCCGGTGACGACGAGGTTGACGGTCTGGTTCGGGAGGTCCGGGACACCGGCGTCGGCCGGCGTCGCGGAGATCGACGCCGACGGCGCGTGGTGGAAGTAGTCGTCCGAAACGGCAGGGCTGTACGCCAGGGCGACCGGTGTCGTGCACACGCCGACGAGGAGTATGCACGACGCGAGGAGTGTTCGTCGTTGCATCGTGTTGAGGTCAGAGAGCCGGCGGGGGTCGAACGAGACGGTGCGTTGGCCGTCGGCGGAGACGTACGTCACGATGAGGGTCGTGACGGCCCCCGTCGCCGGAACGAGTATCGTCTTCGGGTTCGAGGCCCCCGAGACAGCCGACTGCTCGATCCCGCGGACCAGTTCCGTCGCTGTCTCGAACAGTGCGTACAGGAGCCCGAAGACGAGGAAGCCACCGAGGAATCGTTTGAGCTTCGCGATGAGACCCTGTTTGCGGTCGTCGGTGCCGAGGAACACGACGGCCGGGTTCTCACACGGGCCGTACACTGCCATCTCTTTGCCCCGGGCGGAGTACCGAGTCTCGGTGACCCGGACGAGCTCCACCGCTTCGAGCTTCTCGATGTGATACATGACGTTCTGGATCGTCGTGTCCGCTCGCTCTGCGAGTTCCGCAGGGGTGCCCGGCGTGCGGTGGATCTCTGCGAGCACCGTCCGCGTCGTCTGCGAGGAGAGCGCGTCGAAGACCGCGTCGGCTTCCTCGTCGTCGACGTCGAGCAACTGCAGCGATCCGTCCTGGGACGACTCGGTCTCCGAGCGCGAGGAGGGCAACAGCGACATACTGGTCGTCAGAATCAGAGAGCCACTAAGCATTTAGTGATATCTCTGTGTTCAACGGCGATTGAACACAGGACGACGGCAGAAAGCGTCGTCAAGCGGTCTTCGAATCGACCATCTGCATCCCCTCACGAACGGATTCGCGACGGCCCAGCAGCGTGATCATGTCGCCTTTCTCGATGACGAAGTCGGCCGTGGGCACCTTCGTCTCGCCGTCGCGGGTGACCAGCGCTATCAGGCAGGCCTCGGGCAGCAGGGAGCCGACCTCGTTGATCGGTTTCCCGACGAACTTCCCGCCACAGACCTCGACTTCCTGGACGTCGCCCTCGTGGCCGATGTCGGTCATCCAGTTGGCGATCGCCGGGCGTTCGATCTGGTTGTCCATCGCCCAGGCCGTCGCCATCGACGAGGAGATGGTCCGAACGCCCAGATCCTCGAACGCCTCGACGTTGTCGGGGTTGTTGGCCCGTGCGATGACGTTCTCCACGTCGAACTTCGAGGACGCCAGCTGTGACACGAGCAGGTTCACGTCGTCGTCACCGGTGGCGGCGGCGACGATCTTGGCGTTGTCGGCCCCGGCACCGCGTAACGTGTCGGTGTCGGCTCCGTCGCCGTACTCGACGGTGTAGCCGGCGTTTCGCGCCGATTCGACGACTGCTTGATTCTTCTCGATGATGACGATGTTCTCGCCGCGGTCTTCGAGGCGTTCGGCGAGCGACCGGCCCACCTTACCGCCTCCGACGATGATGACTCGCATTGGTATCACGTCCAGGTATTCTGCGATGTAGCGCGCGAGGCCACCTTCGAAGATGGCCGTCAGCAGGATCGCGAGGAAGACGACCCCCAGCAGGAGACTGGCCTCCTCTGGGAGCCCTTCGGATCGGAGTTGCACGGCAAACAGCGTCGCGACCGACGCGGGAATGATCCCGCGGGGACCGACGAGACTCATGAACGTCCGCTCCTGTAGCGTGAAGCGGTCGCCGACGGTCGAGATGAAGATCAGGAGCGGGCGCAAGACGAGCGCGATGATCACGACGACGGCGACGCCCGCGAGACCGACCGTCTGGAGCGTGGAAAATTCGAGCAGGGCCGCGAGCGTGATGAAGACGAACGAGAGGACGATGAGCGTGATGTCGCCCTTGAAGTCCTCGATGTCTTCCTCGTAGGGGATGTCGGCGTTGCCAAGCAGGAAGCCGGCCGTCGCGACGGCGGCGACGCCGGCCTCGCTGGCGAGTGAGTTCGCCGAGGCGTAGGCGACCAGCGCCCCCGCGAGGACGAGCAGTCGGGCGTTGCGCGGTGCGTCGCCGGGCGCGAGATCCACGTACCGGACGAGGTAGTACAGCACACCGGCGACGACGACCCCGAAAAAGAGGCCGATCCCGAGTCGTCCCGCGAACCCTTGCAGGAGTCCCTCGAAGCTGTCTGCGGGGTTGACGATCTCGAAGAAGACGACGGCCAGAATGGCGGCACTCACGTCGTTGACGATCCCCTCGGTCTCCAGGGTGGCCGCGACCCGGTCGCGCACCGGCACGATGTCGAGGATCGGCGTGACGACGGTCGGGCCGGTGGCGGTCAACAGTGCGCCGATAGTCAGCGACAGCGCCCAGGAGGCACCCAGTGCGAAGTGGACCGCGGCAGCGGTTCCCAGCAGCGCGATGAGCGCACCGACCGTGACGACGCGCAGCGCCGCTGCCGGGGCTTCGCGGATGCGGCCGACCCTGAGGTGAAACGCCCCCTCGAAGACGATGATCGCGACCGAGAGACCGACGATCGCCGGCAGCGCGTCGCCGAACGACGCCGGGTCGATGATCCGACCACCGAGGAACGGGAGGTGGCCGGAGAGATACCCCGAGATCGGTCCGAGCAAGAGCCCGGCACCGATGTAGAAGATGATAGTCGGGATCTGGAGTCGGTCGGCGAGCAACTGAGCGAGGACGCCGATCGCAGTGATCCCTGCGACGAGGAGTATCAGTTCAGTAGCCGCCATCTACAGGAACGCACGGAGTCGGGCCGCATAAACGCACTCACTCGTCGCCGGGATCGCACCACGGACGGCTCTGGCGATTACGCGTCCTCACCGCGGCGGTCCAGATACGTCAGGACGCCACGGACGTTCATCGCGACCTCTGCCCGCGCTTTGTGGTCGCTCCAGACGGCGGGCGTCTCGACGGTCTCGACGAAGTGGTCGACGACCGCCTCGTCGTCGGCGTCAGCGCGTGCGGTCTCGACGGCCTCGACCCACGTTTCGAGGGTCGCGGCGTACTCGTCGAGGCGGTCGGCGGTCCGGGCCGGGCCGTAGTGTGCGTAGCAGAGCCACGTCCGATCGAGGTCGGCGAGCATCGCCACGTCGTCGAGGGCACCGTCGAGATCGAAGTTCGGCGGCGGGCTCGTCACGTGGACCTCGTCGGTCGAGGGCGTGTAGATACCGGCCGCGTCGGCGGTGAAGACGGCGTCCAGTTCGGGCGCGTCGAAGACGACCTGATGGGGTGCGTGGCCGGGCGCGTGACGGGCGCGGAGACGGTGGTCGCCGAGGTCGATCGCGTCGCCGTCGGTCAGTGTCTCGATGCGCGACTCGGGGACCGGCGTCGGCTCGGTGTAGTACTCGATCTGGTCGCCGACGGCCTGTTTCGTGCCGGCCCAGAGGCGAGCGGGATCGACGAGGTGGCGCGCTCCCGACTCGTGGACGAACACGGTCGCGTTCGGGCACGCCTCGACGAGGGGGCCCACGCCGCCAGCGTGATCGAGGTGGACGTGCGTGAGCGCGATCACGTCGAGCGCCTCGGGAGCGAGGTCGGCCGCGTCGAGGAGATCGAGGACGCGCTCGACGTTGGTTCCCAGACCCGTATCCACCAGCGCCGGCCGGTCGCCGTCGACGAGGTAGACGGAGCCGTACTCCTCGACATCGTACATGCCGGTGTCGACGTACCAGCAGTCGTCGTGGACCGCTCGTGCTCGAACCACGTCGCCGATTGCCATACTACGAGTGGGGAGCGGCGACGCGTTAAAGCCACCGCCACTTTGGCATATGCCAAAACAACTGTTTTTGAGGAGGGTCTGCACGGGACTAGTAGATGGCAGACAACAGTCCGACATCCGGAACAGAACTGAGTACGAGCGGATCGACCGCCTGGCCCGAGCGAACGTCGAACGACGAGTGGTGGCCCGAGCGGCTGAGCCTGGAGATTCTCGACCAGAACGTCCGCGACGCGGACCCGCTGGGCGAAGAGTTCGACTACGCCGAGGAGTTCCAGAAGCTCGACCTCGAAGCAGTGAAAGCGGACATCGAAGACGTACTCACGGACTCGAAAGACTGGTGGCCGGCCGACTACGGCCACTACGGACCGTTCATGATTCGGATGGCCTGGCACAGCGCCGGGACCTATCGCGCCTACGACGGCCGCGGCGGCGCTGCCGGTGGCCGCCAGCGGTTCGCCCCGATCAACAGCTGGCCCGACAACGCAAACCTCGACAAGGCCCGACGCCTGCTGTGGCCCGTCAAGCAGAAGTACGGCAAGCGCCTCTCGTGGTCCGACCTGATCGTCCTGGCGGGCAACGTCGCCATCGAGTCGATGGGCTTCAAGACCTTCGGCTTCGGCGGCGGCCGCGAGGACGCCTTCGACACCGACAAGGCGGTCAACTGGGGTCCCGAGGAGGAGATGGAGACCAACGAACGCTTCGAGGAGCCAGGCGAGATTCAGGAGGGACTCGGTGCCTCCGTCATGGGGCTCATCTACGTGAATCCGGAAGGTCCCGACGGCAACCCCGACCCCGAGGCGTCGGCCAAGAACATCCGCCAGACGTTCTCGCGGATGGCGATGACCGACAAGCAGACCGCGGCACTCATCGCCGGTGGCCACACGTTCGGGAAGGTCCACGGCGAGGGCGATCCGGACGAGAACCTCGGTCCCGAGCCCGAGGCCGCCCCGATCGAGCAGATGGGGCTCGGCTGGCAGCACGAGGGGGCAACGAAGGGCGCGATGATCACCAGCGGGATCGAGGGCCCCTGGACGCAGGACCCGACCTGGTGGGACATGGGCTACGTCGACAACCTGCTGGACTACGAGTGGGAACCGGAGCGCGGTCCCGGCGGAGCCTGGCAGTGGACGCCCAAAGACGAGGAGCTGAAAAACGCCGCGCAGGACGCGACGGACGAAGACGAGCGCGTCACGCCGATGATGCTCACGACCGACATCGCGCTCAAGCGCGACCCCGACTACCGGGAGATCATGGAGGAGTTCCAGGAGAGCCCCATGGCGTTCGGGATGGCCTTCGCGAAGGCCTGGTACAAGCTGACCCACCGTGACATGGGCCCGCCCGAGCGGCTCCTCGGTCCGGAAGTGCCCGACGAGACGATGATCTGGCAGGACCCGATCCCGGAGGTCGATCACGAGCTGATCGGGGACGCCGAGATCGCCGAGCTCAAAGGAGAGATCCTCGACTCGGACCTCTCGACCGCACAGCTGGTCAAGACCGCCTGGGCGTCGGCCTCGACCTACCGCGACAGCGACAAGCGCGGCGGCGCGAACGGTGCCCGACTCCGTCTCGAACCCCAGCGTAGCTGGGCGGTCAACCAGCCCGAGGAACTCGAAACGATCCTCGAAACCTACGAGGAGATCCAGACCGAGTTCAACGAGGGTCGATCCGACGACGTGCGCGTCTCGCTGGCCGACCTGATCGTCCTCGGTGGCAACGCGGCCGTCGAGGAAGCCGCGGCCGCGGCCGGCTACGAGGTCGACGTGCCGTTCGAGCCCGGCCGGACCGACGCCACCGCCGAACAGACTGACGCCGACTCCTTCGAGGCGCTGAAGCCGAAGGTCGACGGCTTCCGCAACTACATTCAGGACGGCCTCGAACAGCCGGCCGAGACGCTGCTGGTCGACAAGGCGGATCTCCTGAACCTGGGTCCCGACGAGATGACCGCGCTCGTCGGCGGCATGCGCACGCTCGGCGCGACCTACGACGGCTCCGATCTGGGCGTCTTCACCGACGAACCGGGGACGCTGGACAACGACTTCTTCGCGAACCTGCTCAGCATGGACACCGAGTGGGAAGCAGCCAGCGAGGGCACCCAGATCTACGAGGGGTACGACCGCGACACGGGCGAGCACAAGTGGACGGGCACCCGCGCCGACCTGATCTTCGGGTCCCAGTCCCGGCTCCGGGCGATCTCGGAAGTGTACGCGGCCGACGACGGCGAGGAACAGCTCGTCGAGGACTTCGTCGACGCGTGGACGAAGGTCATGCGGGCCGACCGCTTCGACCTCGAATAGCGTCTCGTCTGTGCCTGCCCGCTGAAAGGCGCGGGCCGGAGCACGACCGGGCAGACGACGCCCGCTTTTCGCAGTCGCCGGGAACGCTGGAACGGCGCACCGAGTTCGTTTCACGACAGGTCGCTGGCAGAACTCATACTACCGGCAGTATCACTGCAGGCGGTAGGACTATGTGTCGGTGTCACATGGAGTGCAGTGGATCGCTATGCAACCGTGCCACAACTGCCAGGCGGCTATCGACGAGTACCTCTTGGACAAACACCTCGAACCCCTGCGCGAGCTGACGGTCGACGACTTCAACCTCTGTGTCGACTGTACGACAGTGGTCGAGGACGCGTGCGTGGAGTGTGGCGGCGCGGTCTACGTTCCGAGAAGCGAGTCCACGGTGCCGGACTACTGTCCGGCGTGTCGGTCCGAGCACATCGCGGAGACCGGCGAAGATCCCGGCTGGACGGTCGACGCCCAGTCGAAACGCGTCTAGCCGAGCGTTCCGTTTTGCCGTCGAATCGACTGCCGTACTGCGGCCGTCCCGTCGATCCCGGAGCGGCGAGACCGGTCACAGACGACAGCCGGCGGTCTCACTCGACCGCGTCCAGTAAGATCGACTCGAACTGCTCGACCAGCGTCGAGTAGTGGCCCGCGTCGACGACGGTCACGTCGGTGTCGGGCAGTCGGCTGGCGACGGCCTGCGCGACCCGGAGCGGGACTCGTTCGTCCTGGCGGCCGTGCCACAGCGACAGCTGCCGGGCGCAGTCGGCGGGGTCGAATCCCCAGGGCTCGCCCAGCATCGGGAACTCGTGGGCCGGCCCGCGCCCGCCCTGAGCGAACGCCTCGGCGGCGTCGGCGACGACGACGGTGCCGTCGGGGGCGGCAAACAGCTCGCGGTCGGGGGCGGACGCGCCGCTCTCGATGGTCTCGCGAAACCGCCCGAGCCAGTGGCGGGCCAGCCAGCCCGTCAGCCCGAACAGCCCCCGCGAGAGCCCCGGCACCGACCGGGTGGCGGCCGTCAGCCGACGGTTCGACGCCGTGGCGTACTGCCGGGTCTCCGGCGGGCCGGGACTGCTGACGAGGACGGCCCGCTCGACGCGGTCGAGTTCGTGGGCGCAGGCCGCGGCGTGGGGTCCGCCAGCCGAGAAGCCGACGACGGAGAGGGTGTCGAGATCGAGCATCTTGGCCAGCGTCCGCACGTCGTCGGCCCAGTCCAGCAGGTCCCGGTCGGGCCGGAAGTCGGACGCGCCGAACCCCGGCCGATCCGGCGCGATCAGGCGGGCGTCGTGGTGCTGGGCCGTCTCGTCGAACAGCGACCACAGCAGCCGGGAACCAGGGTTGCCGTGGAGACACACCACCGGCCGCCCGTCGGCGCGGCCGTACTCCTCGTAGGCCAGTCGCCGCCCGTCGCCGACGACGACCGTCTCCGGCTCGGTCATTGGCGGCTGTTCTTGCCGGTCGGTCTTATAAGCTGGCGGTCCTAACAGTAGTACTTGGTGTCGCTAGGGGTCGACGAGACAGTGATCGAGGGAGCCAACGAGTACCGAAAGCCCTCACCCCGCTCGCTGGGAGTTTCAGTAACGACCGCCGGTAACAAGTACTGAAAGCCCTCGCCCCGCGACCGCGTCTCGCCCTTTCGGTCCACCAGGACCGTACCGCACTGCACACAGCCACATACCTCCCCAGCCGACTCACTCGCTTCGCTCGTTCGCCCCTCGCACAATGTGGTCGCTCGACGGAGCGAGCGACAGCGTGCGCCACCGCCGCTTGTTCAGGAATCCGATTGTACTAACCAGTGTGGAGCATCCGGGCGACCGAGCGGTCCGAAGGACCCGGCAGGTCGCCCGGTTCACCGGACCGAACGGAGTGAGGTCCGGCTTTTTTCGCCGCCGGGAGAGCAAGCTCTCCCGAGCCTCACTTCGCTCCGCTCAGTGAGACCACGTTTTTGCAAGCGGGGTGCGCCGACGGCGCACCCCCGCTGGAAAAAGGTGGATCGGAATGATTAGGGCCGGGCGTGGACAACCGCCGTCCATGTTGAGCAGACAGTTCGTCCGTGAGAACGCCGAGATGGTCCGGGAGGCCATCGAGCAGAAGGGCGTCACGGGCGTCGACCTCGACGAGATCCTGCGGATCGACGCGGAGTGGCGCGAGCTGAAGGCGGAGGGCGACAACCTGCGCCACCAGCGCAACGAGGTCTCCAGCGAGATCGGCGAGTACAAGCGCGAGGGCGAGGAGGAGAAGGCCCAGGCAGCCATCGAGCGCTCCAGCGAGCTGAAAGCGGAGCTCCAGCGCGTCGAGGACCGGGCCGACGAACTCGAAGCGAAGCTTGAGGCTCGCCTGCTGGAGATCCCCAACGTCCCCCACGAGTCGGTGCCGGTCGGCGACGACGAGAGCGACAACGTCGAGCGCTACCGCGAGGGGTTCGACGACCTGCGGACCCTGCCCGAGGACGTGATCCCTCACTACGAGCTGGGCGAGGAACTCGACATTCTGGACTTCGAGCGCGGGGCAAAGGTCTCCGGCGGCGGGTTCCAGTTCGTCAAGGGCGAGGGCGCACGGCTGGAGTACGCGCTGATCCAGTTCATGCTGGACGTACACCGCGAGCAGGACTACGTCGACGTGTTCCCGCCGCTGCCGGTCAACAGCGAGTCGATGCGTGGGACCGGCCAGCTGCCGAAGTTTGCCGAGGACGCCTACCGTATCGGAGCCCGGCAGGACGACGACCACGACGACGACGACCTCTGGCTGCTCCCGACCGCGGAGGTGCCGGTGACCAACATGTACCGCGACGAGATCCTGCTGGACGACGACCTCCCGATCAAACACCAGGCGTTCTCGCCGAACTTCCGCCGCGAGGCCGGCGAGCACGG
Above is a genomic segment from Halomicrobium sp. LC1Hm containing:
- a CDS encoding helix-turn-helix domain-containing protein — translated: MSLLPSSRSETESSQDGSLQLLDVDDEEADAVFDALSSQTTRTVLAEIHRTPGTPAELAERADTTIQNVMYHIEKLEAVELVRVTETRYSARGKEMAVYGPCENPAVVFLGTDDRKQGLIAKLKRFLGGFLVFGLLYALFETATELVRGIEQSAVSGASNPKTILVPATGAVTTLIVTYVSADGQRTVSFDPRRLSDLNTMQRRTLLASCILLVGVCTTPVALAYSPAVSDDYFHHAPSASISATPADAGVPDLPNQTVNLVVTGDNDALEAPLTERLSAALRDRGATVRHRDEVGDVSGSLLVVRFETTTFDAGGLTRDANVTTQFAYVESGDGAAAERIVASKQRSFRGGADFPSNTTGQAAGGAFVFERAGGTGSPLTTIKRTNSSAEAFTDETAALVGDRTVSYAFGQDIWN
- a CDS encoding ATP-binding protein; the encoded protein is MSDPELDIVEFLLTTKIYTEQRDLEPDDLPPGYRAAFWTDGEIERPLTPTSSAATTATGIERPWEAVSELMFTDRDEFSGAISFTDREMAEEWYEKRTDAERLQRNPVMAAAFEDRVDGVDYESARQQNRPARADRALIDALLDEAFDEEEEEEGMLDLVEVRAPEEVDMTMDQLVLTPDQEAEIHKIVKAIEHRDYLAQIGLREIGKLLFVGPPGTGKTSVARALAQDLDLPFVEVKLSMITSQYLGETAKNVEKTFEVAKRLSPCILFMDEFDFVAKTRSSDEHAAIKRAVNTLLKSIDEVSLIQDDVLLIGATNHPDQLDAAAWRRFDEIVNFPKPDRGMRSDILRVVTQEMEIVDFEPDELAEITEGLTGSDLRLVLREAVLEALTEERTTLTQQDLRDAVTDFEERDNLKNMDMIEGDHDALVAGGDISGTDEDSEAASDGGHDHHDHDH
- a CDS encoding thiolase family protein, giving the protein MTRTPVVVDAVRTPQGKEDGVYADTRSEDLSVPLINQMLASTGVESAQVDDLVWGCAQQRDEQGNNLARVIALLSDLGESVPGTTVNRWCASSAQAITTAADAIAAGQRECVIAGGVESMSRVKMGENTHNVHPKLAELYNIGELQMGMTAEKVADEYDVARQEQDEYALRSQQRAAEATESGRFDDEIVPIETDDGPVDADEGIRPDTTLEKLGELPTVFKSDGSITPGNASQVSDGAAGLMITSEAFAEEHGLDVLAEVGDHSVAGVDPTVMGIGPVPAVESLCERTGRDPEEYDLVELNEAFASQTLYCQRELGFDDDIFNVNGGAIAIGHPLGASGARLPVTLIHEMNKRDAELGLATECVGFGQGQAIEFRLPQ
- a CDS encoding MBL fold metallo-hydrolase, translated to MQVTLLGTGDTTGTPTVGCDCATCERARDRGVERTRFSVHVERASGESLLIDFSPDFRQQFLRESVPLPDAAVVTHVHFDHLDGLGNVYRLVDSLPVYAADETDPQTDTSVAGTIRDRYHYLDRISVHGRTPFRRFEAAGFEVTLVPVVHPPLVSYGLRVDDPDSGASLAVSGDTSYAIDEDARDVLRGADLALVEGIVHDDLCSHHPAGGDHYDDAGRPRTFGTKHMTLTGARALAEDLAADRYRIVHTAHFVPPEQAFRDDVAVDGQRFELTGAKR
- a CDS encoding cation:proton antiporter, translating into MAATELILLVAGITAIGVLAQLLADRLQIPTIIFYIGAGLLLGPISGYLSGHLPFLGGRIIDPASFGDALPAIVGLSVAIIVFEGAFHLRVGRIREAPAAALRVVTVGALIALLGTAAAVHFALGASWALSLTIGALLTATGPTVVTPILDIVPVRDRVAATLETEGIVNDVSAAILAVVFFEIVNPADSFEGLLQGFAGRLGIGLFFGVVVAGVLYYLVRYVDLAPGDAPRNARLLVLAGALVAYASANSLASEAGVAAVATAGFLLGNADIPYEEDIEDFKGDITLIVLSFVFITLAALLEFSTLQTVGLAGVAVVVIIALVLRPLLIFISTVGDRFTLQERTFMSLVGPRGIIPASVATLFAVQLRSEGLPEEASLLLGVVFLAILLTAIFEGGLARYIAEYLDVIPMRVIIVGGGKVGRSLAERLEDRGENIVIIEKNQAVVESARNAGYTVEYGDGADTDTLRGAGADNAKIVAAATGDDDVNLLVSQLASSKFDVENVIARANNPDNVEAFEDLGVRTISSSMATAWAMDNQIERPAIANWMTDIGHEGDVQEVEVCGGKFVGKPINEVGSLLPEACLIALVTRDGETKVPTADFVIEKGDMITLLGRRESVREGMQMVDSKTA
- a CDS encoding PaaI family thioesterase — encoded protein: MEIGAMFEQIPFAAELGIEFDEVADGHAEGRLPLREEHSSNPGGQIAHGGVTFSLADTVGGAAVVSKSESVSPTIDMRIDYLAPATADLRAVADVVRSGASVATVDIEVYDADDHHVASARGVYKTGGQGEATPWTDGTDVEPANGDGGQRSEE